The DNA region ACGAATACTTAAAAAGAAACAAGCGTAAGCAGTATTTTATCTTTTTAAATTCAACCAAAGCCATAATAACCGCTATTAATTTCCTAGGTGTATCTCTCGATGATAGCTATATATTTTGTTCTGAAGAGAGCAGGAATAAACTTAAGCTAAATAAGATAACTAATGCCGAATCCACTTTGGTTAAAAGTGAGCACTTTCGACAGTTTAATTTTTTTACTAGCAGATTTAATTCCGCAGTTGATATTCTTAACGTAACAGATCCGGAGATAGTTATTATCAGCGATCTTTTCCTTGCTCAACACAGTATGGTTGATCCATTCAGCGAAGTCATCCAGATTGTTGGACGTTTTCGCAAGCCAAAAGATGGGGCAATTAAAAGATATATCACACACATAACGAACATCGATGAAAATCTAGGAGCACTTTCTGAAAAGGAATTGATTGAAGATATAGAGAGATTAAAAAGTGTGCATGACACCTTGACAAGTTTTCTTCAAGCAAGTACTACATCATTTGCTAGGACAATTGTCAATGAAATGCTTTTGACAACTACATTTGCAAAATTTGTAAATGCAAATGGGAAAACAAAACCCTTTATGATTGATAACGCCAAATTTAGGAACAAAGTGAAGCACTATTATCAAAAAAAAGAGCTACTACTGCAAGCTTATCAAAATACCAAAATGTTTAATACGAATCTGCTCACGGAAGAATACAAACTGACGGATGAAATTCGTTTGCAAATAAAGGAATCCAAAAATGCGTTGAAAACATCGATGGAACTTCTCCTGCCGATTTTGAGCCAGCTTGAAGCAGAGGGCATAGATAAGTTGGAAGTACAGGATCAATTGAATCAAATAAAACAAGAGCATCCAACAACCTATGGTGCTTTCAAAACAATAGGTTTTGAAAGAGCAAAGGAACTTCATTTCTCCTACAGTCTAATTCAGCGAGAAATTGGACGCGTTAAGACTTTGAATGAGGGAAATAACTTTAAATTTCTTTCAGATATCAAGACACGATTTACAGTATTCCAAAAATACACATTGAAGCAGATTAAAACCAAGCTAAAATCTCTTATGAAAGAAAATAACCTCACTAGGCTTACACCTGGGATCGAGCTATTGGAAAAATATTTTGAGGTATCTGCAAGAGAATATATCGGATCTGAAAATGGAAAACCGATTTATGGTTATACTATCTTAGGTGTAAAAATCTAAATTTTTATTGATTCAAATATGGGGGTATATACCCCCTTTAATCAAGCGATAAGAAATTGAAAAGAATGGAATGGCGATGTTATAGAATCTACAGATGGTCGTTTGACTACATTAAAAATATAAAATGGAGCTTCAAATATGAGCAGATTCTAGCAGTTTCAATAACTCATTTCGCCCTTTAAAAGCGAAATCAAAAAGCCGCTCAAAACCACAAAAACAGCTTTTGGATTAGTCATTATTGAACGCATACCCCAGGAATATCAGGGGTTTTTGAACAGGTGAAAGATTACGTCGTTTTGCTTCTACGAAAACGGTTGCACAGCACACTAAGTTGTCTTGGACTAATCCCATCGGCAAGCTGGGTAACAAAGATCATCAAAAATTAAATTTTTGAGAGCGTAAGCTAATACCCACCCCTCCCATTGAAATTTTGGAAGTCATTTTCGTTTGGAGCTTGCTTTCAAACTGCGTAAACCCCTTTTGTTTTAAAAGGTAAGGAGTCGATCTAATATCTATAAGACGAGTGCTTCAGATTATCCAAGATAGTTTGTGTTGTGCGAGGCATCAGAGTGCCGACTGAAGCCCCCGACTAGGTTTTGATGAGAAGCAAAGAGTTTTAGCCAAGCTATCGCTACATACAAACCTCGATTTTAAAAAAAAGAAACACCCAGAATTTAAAACCCACAAGCAACAAAATGAAGAACTTTGAATCAGCTAACCAAGAAACTGAGCTAAGAAATGAGCCACAACGACCAGTCTTGAAGAACTACAAACTGGCAAGGCGAGCATTGCCATTGGAAAAAGCAATAAATGAAGGAATGGAATATATGTACCATGATCTGTTGAAACGGATCAAAAAGATGTACAGTACCTTGCCAAATGAAGCGGACAGGTTGGTTGTGGAGATTGACTGCAAGAATGACCCGTTTGACCCCGATGGTCTTTGGTGTTTTTTCACTCCACACTTATACTATCATGTCCGATGCAACTACGTTGAGAGGTACGAAGTTGATTACCAATTCCACAACTGCCCATTCGAGAATGAAATCCGTGCTTGGTTTAAAAGGG from Pedobacter endophyticus includes:
- a CDS encoding DEAD/DEAH box helicase family protein — its product is MKYIEKKIKEHQYLSDIMKQLARNCIYQKPTGRGITHLEICTDRDSVIVETNKPVIQGKCSEFNKGNRRKLKIRGVYEGVTVQDIIDYLQSDVEYKKIITTPESYFKVVEAIVVLEMEKEFYSKYFFLFDECEHTIQDVDFREYITYPIDDFFKFKNKAFVSATPIVPSDSRFEMQKFKFVNIIPDYNHVQDLNLIVTNNCLLSLNEYLKRNKRKQYFIFLNSTKAIITAINFLGVSLDDSYIFCSEESRNKLKLNKITNAESTLVKSEHFRQFNFFTSRFNSAVDILNVTDPEIVIISDLFLAQHSMVDPFSEVIQIVGRFRKPKDGAIKRYITHITNIDENLGALSEKELIEDIERLKSVHDTLTSFLQASTTSFARTIVNEMLLTTTFAKFVNANGKTKPFMIDNAKFRNKVKHYYQKKELLLQAYQNTKMFNTNLLTEEYKLTDEIRLQIKESKNALKTSMELLLPILSQLEAEGIDKLEVQDQLNQIKQEHPTTYGAFKTIGFERAKELHFSYSLIQREIGRVKTLNEGNNFKFLSDIKTRFTVFQKYTLKQIKTKLKSLMKENNLTRLTPGIELLEKYFEVSAREYIGSENGKPIYGYTILGVKI